A genome region from Penicillium psychrofluorescens genome assembly, chromosome: 3 includes the following:
- a CDS encoding uncharacterized protein (ID:PFLUO_005065-T1.cds;~source:funannotate) translates to MAQFPRLLANVIDAKAKTIPTTPWLLYAPSSLWEQEGGFRTITWSQFANAINKAALWLDENIPRETPGRETIAYLGPNDARYYILMVAVAKSKRTLFIPDGRITPTGLTKILAEIRCTAWITTQDQPSTVEGQKCYVFPSLDEMLGDDLASPYAYNETWEQAKDDVVCIIHTSGTTGDPSPIYLRNGYMPVWDSWKTTMSRHSPRKITYRHMENALSLTTCAPQWLAGLAFSLNAPVFFGLTVVMLPSDMAPPFDPQSIIRICQHTGANSIITPPSLIEDLYNDKEAFAFLKSLDYVCWLGAGLDHTVGDELAQHTKLFPVIGSTERGAQLSFESDDVATWKSYEFVPEMGPRFQRVDEDVYELHVDRTPEHQIFQCGFYTFPSLDSIDTAELYYPVKDKYGSQRWISRGRKDDLVKLSWLAKFHAAHIENEVSRHPQVSSVIVGGEGRDVPYIIIEPKDHSDIKDPNRFLDCIYDIVIKDINKRDDDEIRIPREMVMLSDPALPFKRSMKMTVMRREVEKTYQHHIESLYQELKSKEGNGCLECYDEEPSLW, encoded by the exons ATGGCTCAGTTTCCAAGGTTGCTTGCCAACGTTATCGACGCCAAAGCCAAGACTATACCCACCACTCCATGGCTTCTATATGCCCCCTCTTCACTGTGGGAGCAAGAAGGGGGATTTCGCACTATTACATGGAGCCAGTTTGCCAACGCTATAAACAAGGCTGCGTTATGGTTAGACGAGAACATCCCTCGAGAAACTCCAGGTCGGGAGACGATTGCCTACCTTGGACCCAACGATGCGAGGTACTATATCCTCATGGTTGCGGTAGCCAAATCTAAACGAACT CTTTTTATTCCGGACGGACGAATCACACCTACCGGGCTAACCAAGATCCTGGCTGAGATTCGATGCACTGCCTGGATTACTACGCAGGACCAGCCCAGTACAGTTGAAGGACAGAAATGCTATGTGTTTCCATCTCTTGATGAAATGCTTGGAGATGATTTGGCTTCTCCATATGCTTATAACGAAACTTGGGAGCAAGCCAAGGACGACGTCGTCTGTATCATCCATACATCTGGCACAACAG GTGATCCAAGCCCAATCTACCTTCGCAACGGATACATGCCTGTCTGGGATAGCTGGAAGACGACTATGTCGAGACACAGCCCACGAAAGATCACATATCGGCATATGGAAAATGCACTGTCACTGACAACTTGTGCTCCACAATGGCTAGCCGGCTTAGCTTTCAGTCTGAACGCACCAGTATTTTTTGGACTCACGGTAGTGATGCTGCCTTCTGACATGGCACCCCCATTCGACCCGCAATCCATCATACGGATCTGCCAGCACACAGGGGCAAATAGCATTATTACCCCTCCTTCACTGATCGAAGATTTATACAATGACAAGGAGGCGTTTGCATTCCTGAAGAGTCTTGATTACGTTTGTTGGCTGGGAGCGGGACTGGATCACACAGTTGGCGACGAACTAGCCCAGCATACCAAGCTATTCCCGGTGATTGGGTCAACGGAACGGGGCGCGCAATTGTCATTTGAATCAGACGATGTAGCCACGTGGAAAAGCTACGAGTTTGTCCCAGAGATGGGCCCTCGGTTTCAACgagtggatgaggatgtATACGAATTGCACGTTGACCGTACCCCTGAACATCAAATCTTCCAATGTGGCTTTTACACCTTTCCATCTCTCGACTCCATCGATACCGCTGAACTCTACTACCCCGTGAAAGACAAATACGGTTCTCAACGATGGATCTCTCGCGGGCGCAAAGACGACCTTGTAAAACTGTCCTGGCTGGCCAAATTCCACGCAGCGCACATTGAAAACGAGGTTTCGCGGCATCCTCAGGTGAGCTCGGTCATTGTcggaggggaggggagggatGTGCCATATATCATCATTGAACCGAAAGACCACAGCGACATCAAGGATCCTAATCGCTTCCTGGACTGCATTTATGACATCGTCATCAAAGATATCAACAAACGGGACGATGATGAGATTCGCATCCCAAGGGAGATGGTCATGTTGTCCGACCCAGCCTTGCCATTCAAGCGGTCCATGAAAATGACAGTGATGAGGCGGGAGGTTGAAAAGACTTATCAGCATCACATAGAGAGTCTGTATCAGGAATTGAAGAGTAAGGAAGGGAACGGTTGCTTGGAATGTTATGACGAAGAGCCGAGCTTGTGGTGA
- a CDS encoding uncharacterized protein (ID:PFLUO_005066-T1.cds;~source:funannotate), translating to MVVFSKITAALALAGAVSAVPHGKPNAKSFSIDQVAKSVNSPRSINLARMYQNALLKYGAAVPASVKAAAEHGSVTTTPESNDEEYLTPVNVGGTTMHLDFDTGSADLWVFSSELPQTDQTGHSVYKASNASAMPGYSWSISYGDGSSASGNVFKDAVTVGSVKAPSQAVEAAEKISSQFVQDKDNDGLLGLAFSSINTVKPKAQTTFFDTVKSSLDKPVFAASLKHNAPGTYDFGFIDSSKYTGSIAYKPVDSSQGFWMFTADGYKVGSTSGAAIKGIADTGTTLMMLPTDVVTAYYKQVTGAKESSQYGGYVFDCSSTLPDFTVTIGSYDAVVPGSIINYAPVSAGSSTCYGGIQSNSGLGFSIFGDIFLKTQYAIFDSEGPQIGFAAQSS from the coding sequence atggttgTCTTCAGCAAGATCACCGCCGCTCTGGCCCTGGCTGGCGCCGTCTCTGCCGTCCCCCACGGCAAGCCCAACGCCAAGTCCTTCTCCATCGACCAGGTCGCGAAGAGCGTCAACAGCCCCCGGAGCATCAACCTGGCTCGCATGTACCAGAATGCCCTGCTGAAGTACGGTGCCGCCGTTCCCGCCAGCGTCAAGGCTGCGGCCGAGCACGGCTCCGTtaccaccacccccgagAGCAACGATGAGGAGTACCTCACTCCCGTCAACGTCGGTGGCACAACCATGCACCTGGACTTTGACACCGGCTCTGCCGACCTGTGGGTCTTCTCGTCCGAGCTGCCCCAGACCGACCAGACTGGTCACTCCGTCTACAAGGCCAGCAACGCCTCTGCCATGCCCGGCTACAGCTGGTCTATCAGCTACGGCGACggcagctccgccagcggcaACGTCTTCAAGGACGCCGTCACCGTCGGCAGTGTCAAGGCTCCCAGccaggccgtggaggccGCTGAGAAGATCAGCTCGCAGTTCGTGCAGGACAAGGACAACGACGGTCTGCTCGGCCTCGCCTTCAGCTCCATCAACACCGTCAAGCCCAAGGCCCAGACCACCTTCTTCGACACCGTCAAGTCCAGCCTTGACAAGcccgtcttcgccgccagCCTGAAGCACAACGCTCCCGGCACCTATGACTTCGGCTTCATCGACAGCTCCAAGTACACCGGCTCCATTGCCTACAAGCCCGTCGACAGCTCGCAGGGCTTCTGGATGTTCACCGCGGATGGCTACAAGGTCGGCAGCACCTCcggcgccgccatcaagGGTATTGCCGACACCGGCACCACCCTCATGATGCTCCCCACCGATGTCGTCACTGCCTACTACAAGCAGGTCACCGGCGCTAAGGAGAGCTCGCAGTATGGCGGCTACGTCTTCGACTGCTCCTCCACCCTGCCCGACTTCACCGTCACCATCGGCTCCTACGATGCCGTCGTGCCCGGCTCCATCATCAACTACGCCCCCGTCTCCGCCGGCAGCTCCACCTGCTACGGCGGTATCCAGAGCAACTCTGGCCTcggcttctccatcttcggTGACATCTTCCTGAAGACCCAGTACGCCATCTTCGACTCCGAGGGCCCCCAGATTGGCTTCGCCGCTCAGTCCTCCTAA